A stretch of the Chelonoidis abingdonii isolate Lonesome George chromosome 11, CheloAbing_2.0, whole genome shotgun sequence genome encodes the following:
- the LOC116822404 gene encoding sushi domain-containing protein 6-like, with the protein MVKAPGCPGLHQPSGYLSTALFLAAVCGSAAVLRSKDCQFPDPSDHTTYRCVSPVCRLSLGSGVVKAGSVVQHFCEAGYVLASHPGISVCKGGQWSVLKPVVCKPLAGSPVPHPGSVIAVSSIPVVAAASVTVSALLLVAMVCVLVGPKPCGYWCWRWYEPMEESEVSTVDSCPVPLPSYEEAVYGSQGGPVLPAPPTPTPLVLCRGLAPPSEAAEPCWNPEATTPPPSYQESQAAAAGSSGLARPTVPPAWFLFPGAAKDLCR; encoded by the exons ATGGTGAAGGCGCCGGGATGTCCCGGGCTGCACCAGCCCTCGGGTTACCTCTCCACGGCTCTGTTCCTCGCGGCGGTCTGCGGCTCTGCTGCCGTCCTCAGGAGCAAAG ATTGCCAGTTCCCGGACCCCTCTGATCACACTACCTACAGGTGTGTGTCCCCGGTGTGCAGGCTGTCTCTGGGCAGCGGCGTGGTTAAGGCTGGCTCCGTGGTGCAGCATTTCTGTGAAGCCGGCTACGTCCTGGCCAGCCACCCTGGAATCTCTGTCTGCAAGGGCGGCCAGTGGAGCGTGCTGAAGCCGGTTGTCTGCAAGCCCCTGGCAG gaTCCCCGGTGCCTCACCCTGGCTCCGTCATCGCTGTCTCCTCCATCCCCGTGGTGGCTGCGGCCTCGGTGACAGTGTCCGCCCTGCTGCTGGTGGCCATGGTGTGTGTACTGGTGGGGCCGAAACCCTGTGGCTACTGGTGCTGGAG GTGGTACGAGCCCATGGAGGAGTCCGAGGTGAGCACAGTCGACAGCTGCCCGGTGCCGCTCCCATCCTATGAGGAGGCTGTCTATGGCTCCCAGGGGGGGCCTGTGCTGCCCGCCCCCCCCACGCCGACGCCCCTCGTCCTCTGCAGGGGTCTGGCCCCCCCATCGGAAGCAGCCGAGCCCTGTTGGAATCCAGAGGCCACCACCCCGCCTCCTTCCTACCAGGAGAGCCAAGCAGCAGCTGCGGGCAGctctggcctggcccggcccacGGTGCCCCCTGCCTGGTTCCTATTCCCTGGGGCTGCAAAGGACCTGTGCAGGTAG
- the SYCN gene encoding LOW QUALITY PROTEIN: syncollin (The sequence of the model RefSeq protein was modified relative to this genomic sequence to represent the inferred CDS: inserted 2 bases in 2 codons; deleted 1 base in 1 codon), translating into MAAAHTLLLLPLLLASAWXPVPADLKNADGNKICAQLYTDNSPYYAQCCGGSVLQVQPSDDVPXIPFGWNNKVSSLVVVPQCELSIWSRMGKEGYSRKFNGGVVNRLQEIKKGLLGDWDNSISAYYCKCN; encoded by the exons ATGGCCGCCGCTCACACcctgctcctccttcccctgctcctggcCTCGGCCT GACCAGTGCCGGCGGACCTGAAGAACGCCGACGGGAACAAGATCTGTGCCCAGCTATACACCGACAACAGTCCCTACTATGCCCAGTGCTGCGGGGGCAGCGTGCTGCAGGTTCAGCCCAGTGACGACGTAC TAATACCCTTTGGCTGGAACAACAAGGTCTCCTCCCTGGTGGTGGTGCCGCAGTGCGAGCTCAGCATCTGGtccaggatgggcaaggaaggCTACAGCCGCAAGTTCAATGGCGGGGTGGTA AATCGGCTGCAGGAGATCAAGAAGGGGCTCCTGGGGGACTGGGACAACTCCATCTCCGCCTACTACTGCAAGTGCAACTGA
- the NCCRP1 gene encoding F-box only protein 50, with product MGLRLCGLHNKCVRAPPAHSPCHHLPTPPCSCPTNLPVPPPLPRLCPALGRNPSSPVSLLQPLGMASQQLRAQTLPLSPGAQERSWQQQFEGAWELSRRGVPPPRDPDWKALCERKPFERNLLQSPNPEGVNISEPAPRQPPNSPRGSLESLGDFSGWAISTEELPPPVGSTKPGSAAPRFSWCIKQQLVDLLAEGLWEELLDSYQPNITVMDWYEDSRLAETVYQLHVRLLAADGQTPLREFHHQGPEHGASQEKKNWCHVSHVFHGYGPGVRYVHFQHWTLDAETPGGLRRTRATDSSVSVQLRD from the exons ATGGGGCTGCGCCTTTGCGGCTTGCACAACAAGTGTGTACGTGCCCCGCCTGCCCACAGCCCGTgtcatcacctccccaccccgccctgcaGTTGCCCCACAAAccttcctgttcctcctcccctaccccggCTGTGTCCCGCCCTGGGCAGGAATCCCAGCTCCCCAGTCTCCCTCCTGCAACCCCTCGGGATGGCGTCCCAGCAGCTGCGGGCCCagaccctgcccctctcccctggggCCCAGGAGCggagctggcagcagcagttCGAAGGGGCCTGGGAACTGAGCCGCAGGGGGGTCCCCCCGCCCAGGGACCCCGACTGGAAAGCCCTGTGCGAACGCAAACCCTTCGAGAGGAACCTGCTGCAGAGCCCCAACCCCGAAG gTGTGAACATTTCGGAGCCAGCTCCCCGCCAGCCACCCAACAGCCCCCGGGGGTCGCTGGAGTCCTTAG GTGATTTCAGCGGCTGGGCCATTAGCACCGAGGAGCTCCCTCCCCCGGTGGGCAGCACGAAACCCGGCTCTGCGGCTCCGCGCTTCAG CTGGTGCATCAAACAGCAGCTGGTCGACCTGCTGGcagaggggctgtgggaagagctCCTGGATTCCTACCAGCCGAACATCACCGTCATGGACTG GTACGAAGACAGCCGGCTGGCCGAGACCGTGTACCAGCTGCATGTCCGGCTGCTGGCCGCCGACGGACAGACGCCCCTGCGGGAATTCCACCACCAGGGCCCCGAGCACGGGGCGTCCCAGGAGAAGAAGAACTGGTGCCAT GTTTCCCACGTTTTCCATGGCTACGGCCCGGGAGTGCGCTACGTCCATTTCCAGCACTGGACCTTGGACGCCGAAACACCAGGCGGGCTCCGCCGCACCAGAGCCACGGACAGCAGCGTCTCTGTGCAGCTGCGGGACTGA